A window from Enterocloster bolteae encodes these proteins:
- a CDS encoding SIMPL domain-containing protein (The SIMPL domain is named for its presence in mouse protein SIMPL (signalling molecule that associates with mouse pelle-like kinase). Bacterial member BP26, from Brucella, was shown to assemble into a channel-like structure, while YggE from E. coli has been associated with resistance to oxidative stress.) has translation MKNKLLEKAVKDSRVKAEVLAKAAEMKLDELVSIDYSWGKLKLTTSPYGRLRMLCH, from the coding sequence TTGAAAAATAAATTACTTGAAAAGGCTGTAAAGGATTCAAGAGTGAAAGCAGAGGTTCTTGCTAAAGCAGCTGAAATGAAACTGGATGAGCTTGTGTCTATAGATTATTCATGGGGAAAGTTAAAGCTTACTACTTCACCATATGGGAGATTAAGGATGCTATGCCATTAA
- a CDS encoding SIMPL domain-containing protein yields MKHIMKKTVYTAGISAAVAAAALGLGGCGAGAQMPDTLKVQNVGAAENVITVTGREEVKVVPDMAQIEYAVYTREDTAAACQEKNANDLNAAIETLKGLGVEETSIQTSSYGLSPIRNWNSDKQEITGYEMTTSLMVSDIPIDNAGTIITKSVAAGVNGINSVSYFSSSYDASYQEALKGAMAVAQAKAQALAEASNKTLAGVVHVEEFGYQPETRYASYNAGGSAKMAAAVAEDAAASVMPGQVSVEAQVTVSYELND; encoded by the coding sequence ATGAAACATATTATGAAGAAGACAGTATACACAGCAGGCATCAGCGCGGCAGTGGCCGCTGCAGCCTTGGGGCTGGGCGGATGCGGGGCCGGGGCACAGATGCCGGACACGCTGAAGGTACAGAATGTAGGAGCGGCAGAGAATGTAATTACGGTGACCGGGCGCGAGGAGGTAAAGGTTGTGCCGGATATGGCGCAGATTGAATATGCCGTCTATACCAGAGAGGATACGGCTGCTGCCTGCCAGGAGAAGAATGCCAATGACCTGAACGCTGCAATTGAGACATTAAAGGGCCTGGGAGTGGAGGAAACTTCCATACAGACATCTTCTTATGGCCTGAGTCCTATCCGCAACTGGAATTCAGATAAACAGGAGATAACCGGATATGAGATGACTACCAGTTTGATGGTCTCTGACATACCGATTGACAATGCGGGAACCATCATCACAAAGTCAGTGGCTGCAGGAGTCAACGGTATTAATTCCGTCAGCTATTTTTCCAGCAGCTATGATGCCAGCTATCAGGAGGCGCTGAAGGGAGCCATGGCCGTGGCCCAGGCAAAAGCCCAGGCTCTGGCGGAGGCCAGCAATAAGACACTGGCCGGTGTGGTCCATGTGGAGGAATTCGGCTATCAGCCGGAGACCAGATATGCTTCCTATAATGCAGGCGGTTCTGCCAAGATGGCGGCTGCGGTTGCGGAAGATGCGGCTGCTTCTGTTATGCCCGGACAGGTCAGTGTGGAAGCCCAGGTAACGGTTTCCTATGAGCTGAATGATTAG